The genomic segment TGCGTACGGTGCTGTGATGCAAAACACACAGCATCGTACATCAGACACAGTGAGATGAGGGTGAAACAAATCCCCCTTCAAGACAAAGGATGTTCTCTTGAAaaacagacatgtactgtatgtatgtgagcCAGAGTGAAAGCTCGAGAACAAATctcttgaaagaaagaaaaaaacacgctGACATGCAGGGATTATGGATGACACTGATCAGACAGGCGTGAGTTCAGAGCGAACAGAGATTTGGACACACTCTGACTCTGAGCCTTTTCAGGAGGAGTAAATGTGAtgggatgtactgtatatgtgaaggCTCTAAAGGTCAGGTACTACAGTGGAAAAGAAGAAACTCAACCCAAACAATGCCACTGTGTCAACATTATGTCTTTCAAAAGATTGTAGACTAGATGTAAGTAAGAGGGCCCTCGTGTACTAAGAGACCTGTGTgaatttcctactgaatctttgtgtacagtatgtggaaaTCTTAAAAAGAGTGTCAAAAAGGTGTGAGGTGCGCGCACATCCCGAAAAAGCAGTTGACGTGGGTTCAGCTAAGAatgcacaagaaaaaaaaaagaaatatctgCACACCACAAAAGCTGCCTTGTCATGATTTGATAAGTGAAAAATTGGCACAAGGTTTCGACCTGTAAGATCTTAAGATCTGTAAGACATTATGCCAATTTTTCACTTATGAAATcatgacaagggagcttttgtggtgtgcagATATTTATTCTCTTTTCTTGTGAAATCTTTTAAAAAGATACATACGCACAAAATCCAGATCAAtccatgcataaacaggttttcaaGAACATCCATGCACCTTCTTCCTGTCAAGTTAGTCTTTGTACATCCAAACGTTAGCATAAGAAGAGACCAACATACGTTTCTTTCTGGACGTAAGTCAGCATTGTATACATGAGGTGTCTGGATTTTTTGGTGCTTGACATCCATCCAGTTGCTTAGAGAACCTAAGAGCTCTTTTGACTGAGTGGGATGTGGCTGCTGGGTACAGCGGTGGCTGGCATGGCAACCGCCTCCACACAgcctccccatcccatcccatcccatcccatcccatcccggggCGGTGTAATGagagccacacacagacaaagggcTCCAATTAGGGCAGCAAATGAGTTCTAAATTCCATTTCCACTCGTGTCACGCTGATGAAGATTAAAGTAATGAGGTATTTTTTTTTGATACCATCAATAGTGCTGCTGCCTGTTTACAGCTAAGTGTGACTAAACGGGCCTGGAGTGAGGCTACACGATCCACTAAACGGACAATTATGTGGAATGGAGCAAAAGAACAAACAGCCCTGCAAGTAACAAACACATCTGACTTGACTGTGGCTCTGGCTTAATGAAACTCTgaacttcatcttcatcatctacGTCTACTTCTACGCTACTTCTACTCGCTACGCCATGACACAACACAGATCATTCATTTACAGTGATGGGCAAAGTCGATCCATTAGTCACAACCCAGTGTCACATATTTGAcgtggttttacctgtccaattcagccaggtaatGTTTGATcgattgaatgatcacctggttgaattgggcaggtaaaacaaggtcatggTTTGGAATATGTAGCACTAGATTGCaagtaatgaatccattttgtccATCACTATTCATTTATAACACATTTCACTTTAAGCAAGTTAGGAAAAATGATAAGGTAACACCTCACTCTCATGGTAACCACTAATGCAGGGATGCACAGGCATGCAGATagagacgaggtggtgctaaagcacctgcccctttgccctactggacaaaaaaaaagtcttttttgaacattctTTTTTTGACagatttttgtcacaatgtactgtggtgcaTGTTGACATTATAAACTACAAATGCTTGGTGATGCTTGAGGCATGTGTCAATGATGCTCtgatataatatagcctatagcctagtcTCAAGGCAGCCGGAAGTTGCCCCAACCCTCCCCCTTCAGCagctgccccccaaaatgtctgtgcacgccactgcggGGCTGTCAAGCTCAGACGACGGGGTACAACATTTGGCCATCAGAgcaattttatttggcccacgggatcatttcaaatgtgtattacagttggcccacatacaccattagtaTATAGAAAATGTGACTTGAAGGCAAAACTTTGGGCATCACAAGGATTATGCATGGCGCCAGGTTAGTGTaacagcacataggctactagcAGATAGAAATATATCATACCATACATACTATGTGAGAGGAATGTGTCGTTTGCCTAGCTCTAAGCATGAAGCATGCTCTTTCAGTGCACTTTTGAATAAAAATTGAATTCGGCCCGCAACTTGTGAAagctgaaagcccaactgggaaactcgagTTGATAAGGTTCAtctcagattttgattttggcctgctgtgaatttgagtttgacacccctgcactaatACAACATGCCCACTGTGACTGTATAAGCGACATAAGACATGTGATAAGTAAAATCAACGATTTGTTAAGGGTATGTGCACAAATGTCTTGTTTGTTGCCAATAAGGCCTTTATTATTGATATAATCAAAGACCATGTAGGCCCTTGATTTTGCTTAACACGTGTCTTATAAGCAGGGGCGAAAGTGGTTTTCATTTCTTACTGGTGCTTACCCCCGCAAACAaaccataaacaaacaaaataaacatgtgcattACACATCTATATCACTGCATGACTATTTcaggtgtctcttcataggaggacgtgtctcaaatggcatggtgtggttgtatgtgttttctacttaaATAGCAGACTTCATTTTTTCCTAATGGAGTTTTTGGCAACATTAatcctattctcttaccggtactgcgcaccagctgtaaatttTATACCGGTGCTAAGCACCTGTGTGCACCTGTCTACTTTCAACACTGCTTGTAAGTCACTAACGGACAGTAATGCATTGTCTAACACGAGTCGCGACAAGCCTATTCTTAAGTGTTGCAATGATAAGGTTAAAAGGTTGGTCTATGATGGATGAAAACATACTCTTCAGGTATCATGGCATTCAAAATGATAAGGAAATATAACATCAGACTATGCAAATGTTGTCATTGACCTCAGTCAGCTcccctttgaaaaaaaaacccaacaacctACAGACAGACTGATGCTAGAAGTCAGACGGCAGACGTGTAATCTGGCATGGCAGCAACATATCAAATCataataaatcataataatcagaATAACTTGAACTGTCATGGGTAAGTGAGCTTCCCAAAAAAACCCTCATCCTGGGCCTGCCCTGATCTCTGCGTGACAACACTGAAGATTAAAGATGGGATTATGTCCTCAGATGCGCCTCAGTAAAACCTCCTCCCCTGCAGCTGTGCCAAGTATGTCTCACCCCTGTCCAAAACTTATGTAACGCTGAGGAGAAATCacgctgaagaaaaaaaaagataaacactGTCCACTGTGTTCAAGTCACACAACACGGATGAAGATGAGACAGGCTGCAGACTGAAGACAAACCGATTGGATGACAGCAGCcagcccgctgacagctttggccaggcccagtgcaaaatcatctaaaagggcccctccCACTCAatccatgcaatgtaatgtcgacccaattttgggccccagaATCCCACTGGGCCAGgtaaaactgacccctttgaccccccccactcccaccccctttCCACTTCCCTGACAGCAACGTCACTCTACAGAGTAAGCAACACCATACTATTCCTTTGGTCAATTCAAAACAGTCAATAATAACCAATGAATAATAATCAAtcatgatttattttattttaagtacaaACGATGCAAACGTGTCCTGATGACACTGCCACTGACCTATGAAGTCAAACAGTCCTTCCTTGGTTATGATGAGGGGGGAGAGATGTGGGTCTGATTTAACGAGAGAGTGAGGGACTTGTCCACATATCCATTCAAGTGACACATACACTTGCAAAATATGTCTGAGGTTTGATATCTGAACACAAACAAGTAATACGAAGGTTTTTATCAAATATAGTCGGAATAGAAACAGATAAAAGCAAAGCCAATTTACACCATTTACAATATGATACACAGCTGTGATAAACCCACAAGGTTATCTTCGAACCAATTTACATATATTTATCAGAGAAACCTTTTGACTTGATTCTCGTTCTTAttgtccccattttaagtcaggGCAACTTGTATCCAGCCCCTCAAAGAAATCTAAACCCAGATGAAACCCAGAAACCCAGGGAtagataaaacaaacaaacaaacaaatagcctttaTCTTTCAGACCAAGACTAGGTGGCTTGTTTTTTCATATGACACAATATGGCTCCATTGGTGTCTGGGTACCGACGCAGCAGGGAAAGCAGGCCCTTAGACGCATCCTCAGTTCTTTGTTGAATATGAAACAGATGATGGGATTGGCTCCTGCCTGGGCAAAAGTGAGCCACACGGCCGCGGTCAAGTAGACCTGTGGAATGGCGCTGCCTTTCACAAACACCCGAAAATAACACGTGATGATGTACGGGGCCCAGAGAACGAGAAACGTCAGCGTTATCATGTAGTACATCTTGCCTATCCGCTTCTCCATTTTAAACTCGTCTAAAACCAGGAGCCTGCGGTTGACGTTGTGCGACGCCTGTCGGATGCCCACTAGGGTTGGCGGAGTGGGACCTCTTCCAAAGCCCGCAATCCAGTTGGCGGCCGCCTGCCCCGTCGCACCTGGGCCATGAAATGTCCAGTTTTGACTGATGGCCGGCACCAGCTGAGCAGGTTTCATTTTACGGTGGTCGTAGACAAAACATAGCATTTTGATGTAAACGACGTGCGTTGTGCCTACTATGACTGCCAGCATCAACATAAACCCCAAGGTGTCGTTTGCCTTCACATAACGGTGCTCGAAGATGCACTGGTCCTCCTCCCGGATGAATTTATATGTGCCCACATCAAACACAGGGGGGAATGCCATGGCAATAGAGAGCGTCCACACCATGCATATGATGGCAACACACGTCCACAGAGTCATTCGTTTGGAATAGAATCTATGGTGAGCGATTGCCATGTACCGTGTAACACTGACGCAGAAGAGCATGAAGGCTATGTGGAAACAGAAAAGGACTGCCATGAAGGCGATGATCTTGCAGCTTATCAGACTGTATGCCCATATTGAGCCGCTGCTTATGGAGATCATTACGAAGGGAAAGCAGACAGTCGTGCGAATGATGTCGGCCAAGCACAGATCCAAAAGGAAATAGTAGGGAGCTTTGTGGAGGGTGCTGTCTTTGAGCACTAGGAGGGATAGCGAGACGTTCCCTATCAGGCTGGTGCAAATTATGAGTCCCAGGGAGGCTAGCTTCACCGCAGAGGCAGTGAGAGCATAATTTTGGAGCGATGGGTTGCTTTCCCCCAGATCACTTGTATTCGCCATGTATGCGACCACGCTGTTCTCGAGACGTGATAATCCAACATTAAGCGAGCCTTTCTTCTTCAGTGATGTTTACAGCACGGGCGACAATAAAACACTACAGAAATCTGCATTTGGTGACAGATTCTGGTGTAGGTGCATAGGCAGGCTACAGAAGAAAACATCTGAGCTGTCTGCGTTTCAGTCGGTGAAAATTCAAAAACATGGTCGTTTTACGCACAAAGCACGTTACAAAACACAACTGAAATCCATTCTATACGGTGGGGTCATCGTGATATTTATTTTCTTGAGATTCTTCATCGTAAACCATGTCTTTTACAGCAAACGGCGCGTCGAATAATCCAGTCTTGCATATTTCGTAGCAGGGAACCCCAAAACGCGTCGAGGATATGATGTCAAAATCATTGTATCCAGAGTCTTTACAAAAGAAAATGTTGCAAAAATACATCACAACATTTCTCCCGTTTGAGGTGGCTCACGACTATCTTCTGGAAGAAAAAGGCCGTCACTGGAGCATTCTGCCAAGGAGTAGGCTACGACCCTGTACGCAAAATCACTATCGCTTGCTCCAGTGGATAAAATGGCACAAAAACCGGATACGCCAAAAAATAATAGCCCACGGCTTCGAGAAAGGTCATATATCCG from the Engraulis encrasicolus isolate BLACKSEA-1 chromosome 14, IST_EnEncr_1.0, whole genome shotgun sequence genome contains:
- the gpr27 gene encoding probable G-protein coupled receptor 27 — protein: MANTSDLGESNPSLQNYALTASAVKLASLGLIICTSLIGNVSLSLLVLKDSTLHKAPYYFLLDLCLADIIRTTVCFPFVMISISSGSIWAYSLISCKIIAFMAVLFCFHIAFMLFCVSVTRYMAIAHHRFYSKRMTLWTCVAIICMVWTLSIAMAFPPVFDVGTYKFIREEDQCIFEHRYVKANDTLGFMLMLAVIVGTTHVVYIKMLCFVYDHRKMKPAQLVPAISQNWTFHGPGATGQAAANWIAGFGRGPTPPTLVGIRQASHNVNRRLLVLDEFKMEKRIGKMYYMITLTFLVLWAPYIITCYFRVFVKGSAIPQVYLTAAVWLTFAQAGANPIICFIFNKELRMRLRACFPCCVGTQTPMEPYCVI